Proteins encoded within one genomic window of Comamonas endophytica:
- a CDS encoding IclR family transcriptional regulator codes for MSKTLENDFPDPNKPPHGENARSGTQSIERVVLMLRIVASRGRAGMRIGEITATSGLPQSTCFRMLHRLEIEGLVARDPRTRKFYLGPLLHELGLLARPRYRLSELCDAALQKLAEVTQDTIYLSERSGLEAVCTHRALGDYPIKSLALDVGIRRPLGVGAGGLAILCALPPEEAESIIDTNAPKYEKYGFITAAYLREAIKVGREKGYAFLDSVVTPGTAAIGIAFPPDNPIAALSVAAISGRLESHRRDEVARLMRPQIRAICDAMSKSAFAAEM; via the coding sequence ATGAGCAAAACTCTCGAGAACGATTTTCCCGATCCGAATAAACCACCACATGGTGAGAATGCGCGATCCGGCACGCAAAGCATCGAGCGTGTGGTTCTGATGCTCCGTATCGTGGCGTCGCGCGGGCGCGCAGGCATGCGCATCGGCGAGATCACGGCCACCAGCGGCCTGCCCCAGTCCACCTGCTTTCGCATGCTCCACCGGCTCGAAATCGAAGGCCTGGTGGCGCGCGATCCACGCACCCGCAAGTTCTACCTGGGGCCCCTCCTGCATGAGCTGGGGTTGCTGGCACGGCCGCGCTACCGGTTGTCTGAGCTGTGCGACGCGGCGCTGCAAAAGCTCGCCGAGGTCACGCAGGACACCATCTACCTGAGCGAGCGCAGCGGCCTGGAGGCCGTGTGCACGCACCGCGCGCTGGGCGATTACCCGATCAAGTCCCTGGCGCTCGATGTCGGCATCCGCCGCCCCCTGGGGGTGGGGGCCGGCGGGCTGGCGATCCTGTGCGCATTACCGCCCGAAGAAGCCGAATCCATCATCGACACCAATGCGCCCAAATACGAGAAATACGGATTCATCACGGCCGCCTACCTGCGCGAGGCCATCAAGGTGGGGCGCGAAAAAGGCTATGCCTTTCTGGACAGCGTGGTGACGCCAGGCACCGCCGCCATCGGCATCGCCTTTCCGCCGGACAACCCGATCGCGGCGCTCAGCGTGGCGGCGATTTCAGGGCGCCTCGAATCGCACCGGCGCGACGAAGTCGCCAGGCTGATGCGCCCGCAGATACGCGCCATCTGCGACGCCATGAGCAAGTCGGCGTTTGCAGCGGAAATGTAG
- a CDS encoding H-NS family nucleoid-associated regulatory protein, with amino-acid sequence MPSYKELLEQRNQLENQIKEARDKELADAIDQVRSLVSEFELTEQDVFPPARSKRPGTAGSKVAPKYKNPQTGETWTGRGKAPKWIAKETDREKFAI; translated from the coding sequence ATGCCAAGCTACAAGGAACTGCTCGAGCAACGCAATCAATTGGAAAACCAGATCAAGGAGGCCCGGGATAAGGAGCTGGCCGACGCCATCGACCAGGTGCGTTCCCTGGTTTCGGAGTTCGAATTGACCGAACAGGATGTTTTTCCGCCTGCGCGCAGCAAGCGGCCCGGCACTGCAGGCAGCAAGGTCGCGCCCAAATACAAGAATCCGCAGACGGGCGAGACCTGGACAGGCCGTGGCAAGGCGCCCAAGTGGATTGCCAAGGAAACCGATCGCGAGAAGTTCGCCATTTGA
- a CDS encoding 3-isopropylmalate dehydratase, which yields MTLPTLHGRAAWVFTEDDFDIDLIVGIKNIKITDINELAAVTMTSYDPDFARSVARGDLLVGGANFGYGHPHYPAMRAMRHLGVAGVIAESFSPGFFRGEISMGFPLITCPGIRAATQRWDRLRVDWERGVVVNQQSGAALPFEPWSSTERATIEAGGFTPYLKARLARERAAAAA from the coding sequence ATGACACTGCCCACCCTGCACGGCCGCGCGGCCTGGGTCTTCACCGAAGACGACTTCGACATCGATCTGATCGTCGGCATCAAGAACATCAAGATCACCGATATCAACGAGCTGGCCGCCGTCACCATGACCAGCTACGACCCGGATTTCGCCAGGAGCGTCGCCCGCGGCGACCTGCTGGTCGGAGGCGCGAACTTCGGCTACGGCCATCCGCACTACCCGGCCATGCGCGCCATGCGCCACCTGGGGGTGGCGGGCGTCATTGCCGAGTCCTTCTCGCCAGGGTTCTTCCGCGGCGAGATCAGCATGGGTTTTCCGCTGATCACCTGCCCCGGCATCCGCGCGGCCACGCAGCGCTGGGACCGGCTGCGGGTGGATTGGGAGCGCGGCGTGGTGGTCAACCAGCAATCGGGCGCGGCCTTGCCCTTCGAGCCCTGGTCGTCCACCGAGCGCGCGACCATCGAGGCCGGCGGCTTCACCCCCTATCTGAAGGCCCGGCTGGCGCGCGAGCGCGCCGCTGCCGCCGCATGA
- a CDS encoding branched-chain amino acid ABC transporter permease: MLQMIVSGVALGAIYGLIALGIVMVFKATGILNFAHGEAAMLSAFVAYTLFKLGLPLWAVVPLTLIFGAALGMAIERFIIRRFIGKALLSSAICTLGLFLVFGDLAIWVWGKDTQELPGIFPSAPIDVGGVIVSGLDLGIVAVCATLAALLFAFFRFTRLGIAMQATMENPTAARLMGIPIKRIYALAWALSHVIAALAGLLIAPLTFVHFSMMQHALHFAFAAAVLGGIGSMPGALLGGVIIGVTSNLTGAYVSSAWKDAVPFIVMLLILILRPHGLLARAQVKKV; the protein is encoded by the coding sequence ATGTTGCAGATGATTGTCAGCGGCGTCGCCCTGGGCGCCATCTACGGGCTGATCGCCCTGGGCATCGTGATGGTGTTCAAGGCCACCGGCATTCTCAACTTCGCGCATGGCGAGGCCGCCATGCTGTCGGCCTTCGTCGCCTATACGCTGTTCAAGCTCGGCCTGCCGCTGTGGGCGGTGGTGCCGCTGACGCTCATCTTCGGCGCGGCGCTGGGCATGGCGATCGAGCGCTTCATCATCCGCCGCTTCATCGGCAAGGCGCTGCTGTCCTCGGCCATCTGCACGCTGGGGCTGTTCCTGGTGTTCGGCGACCTGGCGATCTGGGTCTGGGGCAAGGACACGCAGGAGCTGCCCGGCATCTTCCCCTCCGCCCCCATCGATGTCGGCGGCGTGATCGTCTCGGGGCTGGACCTGGGCATCGTTGCCGTCTGCGCCACGCTCGCGGCGCTGCTGTTCGCGTTCTTTCGCTTCACGCGCCTGGGCATCGCCATGCAGGCCACCATGGAGAACCCGACGGCCGCACGGCTGATGGGCATTCCCATCAAGCGCATCTACGCGCTGGCCTGGGCACTGTCGCATGTGATCGCCGCGCTGGCCGGCCTGCTGATCGCGCCGCTGACCTTCGTGCACTTCTCGATGATGCAGCACGCCCTGCACTTCGCCTTTGCCGCCGCGGTGCTCGGCGGCATCGGCAGCATGCCCGGCGCGCTGCTGGGCGGCGTGATCATCGGCGTGACCTCCAACCTCACGGGCGCCTATGTGTCCTCGGCGTGGAAGGACGCGGTGCCCTTCATCGTGATGCTGCTGATCCTGATCCTGCGGCCGCACGGCCTGCTGGCGCGCGCCCAGGTCAAGAAAGTCTGA
- a CDS encoding 3-isopropylmalate dehydratase large subunit: MPYTMTEKILARVAGLPAVRAGDEILARPDFVIAYDFPGYTDVFFKEAKEDFGVAHVPSPERFVLFIDHMVPAAAPKEEELHKITRAWGKEQGVPVHEREGIGHQVSAELGYATPGAFAVHFDGHVSQLGAFGTLAIGARKSVLETFVSERMALVVPGTVKIEVTGTVQPGVMARDIFHHLVRVLGPASCRFKVVELCGPVIDAMSIEGRQTICGQAMFLGATTMLIAPDAKTLAHAQGRAKIALDPVYPDAHAHYDQVHRIDISDLAPIVVAPPSPANTRDLSEYAGLEVQMGYLGSCASGRLEDLRVAAEVLKGRRIKPGFQLHVVPTSQAIMSQAASEGLISTLVDAGAFISSSSCDYCYGRIATMTDGQRAVSTGTLNTPGRMGSADSEIFICNAAVVAASALEGCIADPRPYLASVTSVATAQEIPA; encoded by the coding sequence ATGCCATACACGATGACCGAAAAAATCCTCGCCCGGGTCGCGGGACTGCCTGCGGTGCGAGCGGGCGATGAAATCCTGGCGCGGCCGGATTTCGTGATTGCCTATGACTTCCCCGGGTACACCGACGTGTTCTTCAAGGAGGCGAAGGAGGATTTCGGCGTGGCGCATGTGCCCAGCCCGGAGCGCTTCGTGCTGTTCATCGACCACATGGTTCCGGCGGCCGCGCCCAAGGAGGAGGAGCTGCACAAGATCACGCGCGCCTGGGGCAAGGAGCAGGGCGTGCCGGTGCACGAGCGCGAGGGCATCGGCCACCAGGTGTCGGCGGAGCTCGGCTATGCCACGCCCGGGGCCTTCGCGGTGCACTTCGACGGGCATGTGAGCCAGCTCGGCGCCTTCGGCACGCTGGCCATCGGCGCGCGCAAGAGCGTGCTGGAGACCTTCGTGTCCGAGCGCATGGCGCTGGTGGTGCCGGGCACCGTGAAGATCGAGGTCACGGGCACGGTGCAGCCGGGCGTGATGGCGCGCGACATCTTCCACCACCTGGTGCGGGTGCTGGGCCCGGCGTCGTGCCGCTTCAAGGTGGTGGAGCTGTGCGGCCCGGTCATCGACGCGATGAGCATCGAGGGGCGCCAGACGATCTGCGGCCAGGCGATGTTCCTGGGTGCCACCACGATGCTGATCGCCCCCGACGCCAAGACCCTGGCCCATGCCCAGGGCCGGGCCAAGATCGCGCTCGATCCCGTGTACCCGGATGCGCACGCGCATTACGACCAGGTGCACCGCATCGATATCAGCGACCTGGCGCCGATCGTGGTGGCGCCGCCCAGCCCCGCCAACACGCGCGACCTGAGCGAATACGCGGGCCTGGAAGTGCAGATGGGCTACCTCGGCAGCTGCGCCAGCGGCCGGCTGGAGGACCTGCGCGTGGCCGCCGAGGTGCTCAAGGGGCGCAGGATCAAGCCGGGCTTCCAGCTGCATGTGGTGCCGACCTCGCAGGCCATCATGTCGCAGGCCGCGAGCGAAGGGCTGATCTCCACCCTGGTGGACGCCGGCGCGTTCATCAGCTCGTCGAGCTGCGACTACTGCTACGGCCGCATCGCCACGATGACGGACGGCCAGCGCGCGGTCTCGACCGGCACGCTGAACACCCCCGGGCGCATGGGCAGCGCCGATTCCGAGATCTTCATCTGCAACGCCGCCGTGGTCGCGGCCTCGGCGCTCGAAGGCTGCATTGCCGACCCCCGGCCTTATCTCGCATCCGTCACCTCCGTCGCCACCGCACAGGAAATCCCCGCATGA